The following coding sequences are from one Triticum dicoccoides isolate Atlit2015 ecotype Zavitan chromosome 4A, WEW_v2.0, whole genome shotgun sequence window:
- the LOC119287385 gene encoding chemocyanin-like, with amino-acid sequence MAARGGGSANVAVLLAVLLLCTLVAEAAVFNVGDRGGWSFNTNSWPTGKRFKAGDVLVFKYDATAHDVVAVSAAGYKACAKPANGAKVYKSGADRVTLARGTNYFICSIPGHCQSGMKIAVTAA; translated from the exons ATGGCCGCACGGGGAGGAGGCAGTGCCAACGTGGCCGTGCTCCTTGCCGTGCTTCTTCTCTGCACTCtcgtggcggaggcggcggtgttCAACGTCGGCGACCGCGGCGGCTGGTCCTTCAACACCAACTCCTGGCCCACCGGCAAGCGCTTCAAGGCCGGCGACGTCCTAG TGTTCAAGTACGACGCGACGGCGCACGACGTGGTGGCGGTGAGCGCGGCGGGGTACAAGGCCTGCGCCAAGCCGGCAAACGGCGCCAAGGTGTACAAGTCCGGTGCCGACCGCGTCACCCTCGCCCGCGGCACAAACTACTTCATCTGTAGCATCCCCGGACACTGCCAATCCGGCATGAAGATCGCCGTCACTGCCGCCTAG